The sequence GCGCCCCGAAGCGCACCGAGACTGGCATCCCCACCACCTGCGCGACACCGGACCCGCCCAGGATGGCCGCCGCCAGCAGAAGCGTTCGCCACATGCGTCCAGTCTGCCCGTCAGTCTCCTGAGAACTGCGCAGGCAAAAGGCCAGAGCACATGGCCCTGGCTCCTTCTACCTGCTCAGAGCTCGTGGCTCAGAGCGCATAGCCCGCTTACTTCTCGCGGATGGTCCAGCCCTGTGCGCGGACAGCAGTCATGAGCTGCTCCATGACGGGGTCCACCTCGGCGTCCGTGAGGGTCTTCTCGCCGCGGAAGACGAGGCGAACGGCGACGGAGCGGTTGCCCGCGCCGATCTGCTCGCCGGTGAAGACGTCGAAGGGTTCCACGCTTTCGAGCAGCGCGCCGCCGTGTTCACGCAGCAGGGCCGCGATCTCGCCGTAGCTGACACCGGTGGGGGTGATGACGGCGAGGTCGCGCCACGCGGCGGGGGCGCGGCTGGGGTCGCGGAACGCCCACTCGCGGGGCGGCAGGGGCAGCGCCGCTTCCATCAGGAAGGTGTCGCCCTTGAGGCCGAACGCCTGGGCGATCTCGGGGTGCAGCGCGCCCAGCCAGCCGACGCTCTGCCCGTTCCAGACGACCTCGCCCGCGATGCCGGGGTGCAGCGCCGCAGGCACGGCGTCCCCGCGCAGCTGGCGCAGTTCGAAGCTGGCGCCCAGGGTGCCCGCCAGGGATTCCACGAGGCCCTTGAACGCGCGGAAGTCCCCGGCCACGCCCGCCTGATCGGTGCGGGGCGCGAGCGGACCGCGCATCAGGAGGCCCATCCGCTCGGTCTCGCCGGTGGCCGGGAAGATGCGGCCCATCTCGAAGATCAGCGCGCGGTCGCCCTTGGCGTGGGCCTGCGCGGCCTTCACGAGGCTGGGGTACAGCGCGGTGCGCAGGGCCGTCCGGTCGGCGCTCAGGGGGTTACGCAGGCGCACGCCGGGCCGCTCGGTGCGGGCCTTGTGGGCTTCCTCGTCGCTTGTGAAGGTGTACGTGACGACCTCCTGCGCGCCCAGCCCGGCCAGGGTGCGGCGCAGGGTCGCGCGGGCCACGCCTTCCCTTTCCGCGCCGAGGTTGCTCTCGTGCACGCGCAGGGTGGGGAGGGTCTCGGGCAGGTGCACGAAGCCGTGCAGGCGCGCGACCTCCTCGGCGAGGTCCTGCCAGATCGCCATGTCCACCCGCCACGAGGGCGGCAGGACGCTCAGCGTGTCCCCCTCGCCTTCCACGACGCACCCGAGGCGGGTGAGGATGCCGCGCATCTCCTCGGTGTCCACCGGCATGCCCAGCAGCGCGCGGATCTGCTCACCCGTCGCCTCGATCCGGCCGGGGATCTCCGGGTCGCCCACGACGGTCGCGCCGGGGTGCACCTGTCCGCCCGCGTCGCCCAGCAGACCCACCAGTCGGGCCGCCGCGCGTTCGGGCAGCAGGGGGTCCACGCCCCGCTCGTAGCGGAACACGGCGTCGGTCTTCAGGCCCAGGCGGGTGCTCGTGCGGCGCAGCAGCACCGGGTCGAAGTGCGCGACCTCCACCACCACGTCGGTCGTGTCCGCGCGGACGTGCCCGTGGTCGCCGCCCACGATGCCCGCGATGCCCAGCACCGTGTCGCCCACCCTTGGCTGCCCGGCGGTCTCGAAGGCCTCCGCGACGGTGGACACCTCGGGCTGCGCGCCGTCGAGGATCAGAAGGTCCTCCGGGCCGACCTCATGCTCGCCACCCAGCAGGTCCCGCACGACCTCGCCCTGACGCAGCCCGAACGCCACCAGAATCTGATCGCCGCGCACGTCCCGGCGGTCGTACAGCGCCGTCGGCTGCCCCAGTTCCAGCATCACGTAGTTGCTGGTATCCACGATCAGGTCAATGGAGCGCATGCCCGCCAGGGTCACGCGGCGCTGCATCCACAGCGGCGCTGGGCCGTTGCGCAGGCCACTGACGGTGCGGGCCACGAAGCGGTCGCAGCCGAAACGCAGCTTCTGCGTCGGGTCCCGCTCGATGCGGATGCCCTTCTCCGGCAGGGACACGCGGATCTCGCCCTCCCCCACCGCCTGCGGCCCCATCGGAGGCTGCACGAGGTCCAGTTTCAGGAACGCCGCCAGGTCCCGCGCCAGCCCCAGCGCGCTCAGCACGTCCGCGCGGTTCGGGGTGACCTCCACGTCCAGCACGTGATCCGCCGCCCACAGCTCCCGCAGGGGCGTCCCCGGTTTCGCCGTCCCGGCCGGGAACAGCATCAGCCCCGCGCTGCTCTCGCCCAGACTCAGCTCCTTCGCACTCGCCGCCATGCCCCACGACTCCACGCCCTGCAACGCCCGCACGCCGTACGTCATGCCGCCCAGCTCCGTGCCCGGCGACACCAGCGCCAGCATCGTCCCCGCCGGCAGACCCACCGCGTTCCCCGCACCCGACGCGATGACCTTCTCGCCATGCTCACCGACATCCAGCGTCAGTTTCGTCAGCTGCGTGCCCGGCATCGCCTCCGCGGCCTTCACCGCCACCAGCAGCACCCCCGCCGGCGGCGCCGCGACCTCCTCCACGCCCTCCAGCGGCAGGCCCAGCTGCGCGAAG is a genomic window of Deinococcus radiotolerans containing:
- a CDS encoding phenylalanine--tRNA ligase subunit beta; its protein translation is MKIPYSWLKELVPNLPSVTELEPIFAQLGLPLEGVEEVAAPPAGVLLVAVKAAEAMPGTQLTKLTLDVGEHGEKVIASGAGNAVGLPAGTMLALVSPGTELGGMTYGVRALQGVESWGMAASAKELSLGESSAGLMLFPAGTAKPGTPLRELWAADHVLDVEVTPNRADVLSALGLARDLAAFLKLDLVQPPMGPQAVGEGEIRVSLPEKGIRIERDPTQKLRFGCDRFVARTVSGLRNGPAPLWMQRRVTLAGMRSIDLIVDTSNYVMLELGQPTALYDRRDVRGDQILVAFGLRQGEVVRDLLGGEHEVGPEDLLILDGAQPEVSTVAEAFETAGQPRVGDTVLGIAGIVGGDHGHVRADTTDVVVEVAHFDPVLLRRTSTRLGLKTDAVFRYERGVDPLLPERAAARLVGLLGDAGGQVHPGATVVGDPEIPGRIEATGEQIRALLGMPVDTEEMRGILTRLGCVVEGEGDTLSVLPPSWRVDMAIWQDLAEEVARLHGFVHLPETLPTLRVHESNLGAEREGVARATLRRTLAGLGAQEVVTYTFTSDEEAHKARTERPGVRLRNPLSADRTALRTALYPSLVKAAQAHAKGDRALIFEMGRIFPATGETERMGLLMRGPLAPRTDQAGVAGDFRAFKGLVESLAGTLGASFELRQLRGDAVPAALHPGIAGEVVWNGQSVGWLGALHPEIAQAFGLKGDTFLMEAALPLPPREWAFRDPSRAPAAWRDLAVITPTGVSYGEIAALLREHGGALLESVEPFDVFTGEQIGAGNRSVAVRLVFRGEKTLTDAEVDPVMEQLMTAVRAQGWTIREK